The Myxococcota bacterium genome has a segment encoding these proteins:
- a CDS encoding sialidase family protein, which translates to MARARVLVGTRKGAFVMTSDGTRDRWQIDGPHFAGWEMYHLKGSPVDPNRIYASQSSGWFGQLVQRSDDGGATWSPVSNELVYDGVAGTHQWYDGTPHPWELARVWHLEPSLDDPDTVYAGVEDAALFRSTDGGASWHELAGLRRHGSGSAWQPGAGGLCLHTIVLDPTDAKRIYTAISAAGAFRSDDGGATWRAINRGLVSEQIPDPTAEVGHCVHRIAMHPARPNVLFMQKHWDVMRSDDAGDTWREVSGDLPTDFGFPIDVHAHEPDTVYVVPITSDSLHYPPDGKLRVFRSRTGGGEWEPLSKGLPQAHCYVNVLRDAMAVDRLDPCGVYVGTTGGQVFVSPDGGDHWTAIAEHLPPVLSVEVQTLP; encoded by the coding sequence ATGGCTCGAGCTCGCGTTCTCGTCGGGACCCGCAAGGGCGCGTTCGTGATGACGTCGGACGGCACGCGCGACCGCTGGCAGATCGACGGCCCGCACTTCGCGGGCTGGGAGATGTACCACCTCAAAGGGTCGCCCGTGGATCCGAACCGCATCTATGCGTCGCAGTCGTCGGGCTGGTTCGGCCAGCTCGTGCAGCGCAGCGACGACGGCGGCGCGACGTGGTCGCCCGTGTCGAACGAGCTCGTCTACGACGGCGTCGCGGGCACGCACCAGTGGTACGACGGCACGCCGCATCCGTGGGAGCTCGCGCGCGTGTGGCATCTCGAGCCCTCGCTCGACGATCCCGACACCGTGTACGCGGGCGTCGAGGACGCGGCGCTCTTCCGCTCGACCGACGGCGGCGCGAGCTGGCACGAGCTCGCGGGGCTGCGCCGGCACGGCTCGGGCTCGGCGTGGCAGCCGGGGGCGGGCGGGCTGTGCCTGCACACGATCGTGCTCGACCCGACGGATGCGAAGCGCATCTACACCGCGATCTCCGCGGCCGGGGCCTTCCGCAGCGACGACGGCGGCGCGACGTGGCGCGCGATCAACCGCGGGCTCGTGTCCGAGCAGATCCCCGACCCGACGGCCGAGGTCGGCCACTGCGTGCACCGCATCGCGATGCACCCCGCGCGCCCGAACGTGCTCTTCATGCAGAAGCACTGGGACGTGATGCGCAGCGACGACGCCGGCGACACCTGGCGCGAGGTGAGCGGCGACCTGCCGACCGACTTCGGGTTCCCGATCGACGTGCACGCGCACGAGCCCGACACGGTCTACGTCGTGCCGATCACGAGCGACTCCCTCCACTACCCGCCGGACGGGAAGCTGCGCGTCTTCCGCAGCCGCACGGGCGGTGGCGAGTGGGAGCCGCTCTCGAAGGGGCTCCCGCAGGCGCACTGCTACGTGAACGTGCTGCGCGACGCGATGGCGGTCGACCGGCTCGACCCGTGCGGCGTGTACGTCGGGACGACGGGAGGGCAGGTCTTCGTCTCGCCCGACGGCGGTGACCACTGGACGGCGATCGCCGAGCACCTTCCGCCCGTCCTCTCCGTCGAGGTCCAGACGCTCCCGTGA
- a CDS encoding TetR/AcrR family transcriptional regulator gives MAAELEDRSQRIVESAVVLAEQGGFEAVRLRDVASHAGVALGTLYRRFRSKEDLLVAALDREMTALERRVLAKLPSGDSELDRLEALFTLVTRNFCRKPNLARALLKALVCGQPELAQQVAGFHARLERLIVAAVRGEEGADASAPTEAERRLAWHLDLVWYALLISWSSGVRTQAAVIDETREAARLMIEGWNGIPNGN, from the coding sequence ATGGCGGCCGAGCTCGAGGATCGTTCGCAGCGGATCGTCGAGTCGGCGGTCGTGCTCGCGGAGCAGGGCGGCTTCGAGGCCGTCCGCCTGCGCGACGTCGCCTCGCACGCGGGCGTCGCGCTCGGGACGCTCTACCGGCGGTTCCGCAGCAAGGAGGACCTGCTGGTCGCGGCGCTCGACCGCGAGATGACGGCGCTCGAGCGGCGCGTGCTGGCGAAGCTGCCGTCGGGCGACAGCGAGCTCGATCGTCTCGAGGCGCTGTTCACGCTCGTGACGCGCAACTTCTGCCGCAAGCCGAACCTCGCGCGCGCGCTGCTCAAGGCGCTCGTCTGCGGGCAGCCCGAGCTCGCGCAGCAGGTGGCCGGCTTCCACGCGCGGCTCGAGCGGCTGATCGTCGCCGCGGTGCGCGGCGAAGAGGGCGCGGACGCGAGCGCGCCGACGGAGGCGGAGCGGCGGCTCGCCTGGCATCTCGATCTCGTGTGGTACGCGCTGCTCATCAGCTGGTCGAGCGGCGTGCGCACGCAGGCGGCGGTGATCGACGAGACGCGCGAAGCGGCGCGCCTCATGATCGAAGGCTGGAACGGAATCCCGAACGGGAACTGA
- a CDS encoding OB-fold domain-containing protein → MGNAALEAEFAKYVGKAVGPPEVARDPVNEPMIRHWCEAMGDANPVYTDADAAAKSVHGGIVAPPTMMQAWILKGYEMALDTEPSDLQEALHAVFNAHGYTGVVATNCDQGYTRYLRPGERIRAQMTIESISEEKATAVGIGHFIETRTSFRDERDEEVGWMTFRVLKFKPQERAASAPAEAGAAPPKPGRIRPPLSQDVEWWWKEGIEKDRLLIQKCDACGTLRHPTRPLCHRCQSFDWSYVEASGKGTLHSYVVMHHPPLPGYELPMAIGLVDLEEGTRVVAELGGVAFEDIEIGMPLRCSIEVADESGFKVPVFRPAA, encoded by the coding sequence ATGGGAAACGCAGCCCTCGAGGCCGAGTTCGCGAAGTACGTCGGGAAGGCGGTCGGCCCGCCCGAGGTCGCGCGCGACCCGGTGAACGAGCCGATGATCCGCCACTGGTGCGAGGCGATGGGCGACGCGAACCCGGTCTACACGGACGCGGACGCCGCGGCGAAGTCGGTGCACGGCGGCATCGTCGCGCCGCCGACGATGATGCAGGCGTGGATCCTCAAGGGCTACGAGATGGCGCTCGACACCGAGCCCTCCGACCTGCAGGAAGCGCTCCACGCCGTGTTCAACGCGCACGGCTACACCGGCGTCGTCGCCACGAACTGCGACCAGGGCTACACGCGCTACCTGCGGCCCGGCGAGCGCATCCGCGCGCAGATGACGATCGAGTCGATCTCGGAGGAGAAGGCGACCGCCGTCGGCATCGGCCACTTCATCGAGACGCGCACGTCGTTCCGCGACGAGCGGGACGAGGAGGTCGGCTGGATGACCTTCCGCGTGCTCAAGTTCAAGCCCCAGGAGCGCGCGGCGAGCGCACCGGCCGAGGCCGGCGCCGCGCCGCCCAAGCCCGGGCGCATCCGCCCGCCGCTCTCGCAGGACGTCGAGTGGTGGTGGAAGGAAGGCATCGAGAAGGATCGCCTGCTGATCCAGAAGTGCGACGCGTGCGGCACGCTGCGGCATCCGACGCGCCCGCTCTGCCACCGCTGCCAGTCGTTCGACTGGTCGTACGTCGAGGCGAGCGGGAAGGGCACGCTGCACAGCTACGTCGTCATGCACCACCCGCCGCTCCCGGGCTACGAGCTCCCGATGGCGATCGGTCTCGTCGACCTCGAGGAGGGCACGCGCGTCGTCGCCGAGCTCGGCGGCGTCGCGTTCGAGGACATCGAGATCGGCATGCCGCTGCGCTGCTCGATCGAGGTGGCGGACGAGAGCGGGTTCAAGGTTCCCGTCTTCCGGCCGGCGGCCTAG
- a CDS encoding MoaD/ThiS family protein, translated as MIRVVLPPHLRTLAGVAGEVALEVADPATRDAVLDALEARYPMLCGTIRDRTTGERRPFIRFFACREDRTFDARDAPLPEGVRSGREPLLVVGALAGG; from the coding sequence GTGATCCGCGTCGTGCTGCCGCCGCACCTGCGCACGCTCGCGGGCGTCGCGGGCGAGGTCGCGCTCGAGGTCGCCGACCCGGCGACGCGCGACGCCGTGCTCGACGCGCTCGAGGCGCGCTACCCGATGCTGTGCGGAACGATCCGCGATCGCACCACCGGCGAGCGCCGGCCGTTCATCCGCTTCTTCGCCTGCCGCGAGGACCGCACGTTCGACGCGCGCGACGCGCCGCTTCCCGAGGGCGTGCGCAGCGGGCGCGAGCCGCTGCTCGTCGTCGGTGCGCTCGCGGGCGGCTGA
- a CDS encoding endonuclease/exonuclease/phosphatase family protein, whose translation MRLRLLTLNVWGLPAPLSHAPEARARAIGERLASLSLDVAAFQEVWSTEQAALLAEHGARAGLVHAWSEGAGIGNGGLVLLSRWPIERAHFEPFLLCGLPQRVAQMDYWGNKGFLTTRLATPAGALDVIATHLHAAYGYSGYADEFVGHRMAEIVQIAAAVAATPLPIAVAGDLNAYSYRSELTVARGATGLVDVARALGKAEASVVPQSAYRPRENAPGPRIDYVLVRPGASLGLAPVDVARVLDEEIVIEGRRAAYSDHAGILAELELGGPGTPLPAPDERALARARRTLAYGRRIAAARRRKQQVAALGGGAIGTACVLAARTRRRGAQRALGLGHAAAAFAPSALALGLAEGFTPRELRAYDRVDEILAHLEALGAAR comes from the coding sequence ATGCGCCTGCGTCTGCTCACGCTGAACGTCTGGGGTCTCCCCGCACCGCTCAGCCACGCGCCCGAGGCGCGCGCGCGCGCGATCGGCGAGCGGCTCGCGTCGCTGTCGCTCGACGTCGCCGCGTTCCAGGAGGTCTGGAGCACCGAGCAGGCCGCGTTGCTCGCGGAGCACGGCGCGCGCGCGGGGCTCGTGCACGCGTGGAGCGAGGGCGCCGGCATCGGGAACGGCGGCCTCGTCCTGCTCTCGCGCTGGCCGATCGAGCGCGCGCACTTCGAGCCGTTCCTGCTGTGCGGCCTCCCGCAGCGCGTCGCGCAGATGGACTACTGGGGAAACAAGGGCTTCCTGACGACGCGGCTCGCGACGCCGGCCGGCGCGCTCGACGTGATCGCGACGCACCTGCACGCCGCCTACGGCTACTCGGGCTATGCGGACGAGTTCGTCGGGCACCGCATGGCGGAGATCGTGCAGATCGCGGCGGCGGTCGCCGCCACGCCGCTGCCGATCGCGGTCGCGGGCGACCTCAACGCCTACTCGTACCGCTCCGAGCTCACCGTCGCGCGCGGCGCGACGGGGCTCGTCGACGTCGCTCGCGCGCTCGGGAAGGCGGAGGCCTCGGTCGTCCCGCAGTCCGCCTATCGTCCTCGCGAGAACGCGCCCGGCCCGCGCATCGACTACGTGCTCGTGCGACCGGGCGCGTCGCTCGGGCTCGCGCCCGTCGACGTCGCGCGCGTGCTCGACGAGGAGATCGTGATCGAGGGGCGGCGCGCGGCCTACTCCGACCACGCCGGCATCCTCGCCGAGCTCGAGCTGGGCGGCCCCGGGACGCCGCTCCCGGCGCCCGACGAGCGCGCGCTCGCGCGCGCGCGCCGGACGCTCGCCTACGGTCGCCGCATCGCGGCCGCGCGGCGCCGCAAGCAGCAGGTCGCGGCGCTCGGCGGCGGCGCGATCGGCACCGCTTGCGTGCTCGCCGCGCGCACGCGGCGCCGCGGCGCGCAGCGCGCGCTCGGGCTCGGGCACGCGGCCGCCGCCTTCGCCCCGAGCGCGCTCGCGCTCGGCCTCGCCGAAGGCTTCACGCCGCGCGAGCTGCGCGCCTACGACCGCGTCGACGAGATCCTGGCGCACCTCGAAGCGCTCGGCGCGGCGCGATGA
- a CDS encoding MaoC/PaaZ C-terminal domain-containing protein has product MGLQYDRVKVGDALPTLEIPITAALIVGGALASRDYTPVHHDTPAAKATGAQDIFMNILTTNGLVGRYVTDWAGPDARVTHVGIKLGAPNHPGDTMKLVGSVSAKDDAKRELEVSVVGKNGWGNHVEGRVHLALP; this is encoded by the coding sequence ATGGGCCTCCAGTACGACCGCGTGAAGGTGGGCGACGCGCTGCCGACGCTCGAGATCCCGATCACCGCGGCGCTGATCGTGGGCGGCGCGCTCGCCTCGCGCGACTACACGCCCGTGCACCACGACACGCCGGCGGCGAAGGCGACGGGCGCACAGGACATCTTCATGAACATCCTGACGACGAACGGGCTCGTCGGACGTTATGTCACCGACTGGGCGGGCCCCGACGCGCGCGTCACGCACGTCGGCATCAAGCTCGGCGCGCCCAACCACCCGGGCGACACGATGAAGCTCGTGGGCTCCGTGTCCGCGAAGGACGACGCGAAGCGCGAGCTCGAGGTGTCGGTCGTCGGCAAGAACGGCTGGGGCAACCACGTCGAGGGCCGGGTCCATCTCGCGCTGCCCTAG
- a CDS encoding MarR family transcriptional regulator gives MARSREERVHGAVEALMRLAEVALRRRRQLARGAGLTDQQWRVLEEIHTEHFMPSLFARGNETSPAAVSRTLRELEAQGLVRASIDAGDARQRRFRTTARGRRAIERLRAERAEALATAWADLASADLERFAAFAHELAGRLEALSARADARD, from the coding sequence ATGGCGAGGTCGCGGGAGGAACGGGTCCACGGGGCGGTCGAGGCGCTGATGCGGCTCGCGGAGGTGGCGCTGCGCCGCCGGCGCCAGCTCGCGCGCGGCGCGGGCCTCACCGACCAGCAGTGGCGCGTGCTCGAGGAGATCCACACCGAGCACTTCATGCCGTCGCTCTTCGCGCGGGGGAACGAGACGTCGCCCGCGGCCGTGTCGCGGACGCTGCGCGAGCTCGAGGCGCAGGGGCTCGTGCGGGCGTCGATCGACGCGGGCGATGCGCGCCAGCGCCGCTTCCGGACCACCGCGCGCGGGCGCCGCGCCATCGAGCGGCTGCGCGCGGAGCGCGCGGAGGCGCTCGCCACCGCCTGGGCCGACCTCGCGAGCGCCGATCTCGAGCGCTTCGCGGCGTTCGCCCACGAGCTGGCCGGGCGGCTCGAGGCGCTGTCCGCGCGCGCGGACGCGCGCGACTGA
- a CDS encoding steroid 3-ketoacyl-CoA thiolase, translated as MPEAWIIEAKRTPIGRGKAIKGDLSGIHPAHLLQKVQTGLLESAGVDPKELEQIVGGCVTQAGEQSNNIARNAWLTRGDHYHVAGTTVDAQCGSAQQANHMISAFVRAGALDCGIACGVEVMSHVGLGQNVYHGPGYFQTPDWPWDATPDQFTTVERIVKKRGITREQADAFALRSQERAAAARDAGHFDREILPIDAPILGDDGQPTGQTKLVVHDQGIRPTTLEGLASLKPVVEGGIHTAGNSSQISDGAAGVLWMSPAKAKELGLKPRARILWDVVVGCDPYYLLDGPIDATEKILRKSGMKLSDIDLYEVNEAFAAVVLSWLQVTGADIDRLNVNGGAIALGHPVGATGSRLIVSALHELERQDKQTAYISMCCGSALGTGTIIERL; from the coding sequence ATGCCCGAAGCCTGGATCATCGAAGCGAAGCGGACGCCGATCGGCCGGGGCAAGGCGATCAAGGGCGACCTGTCCGGCATCCACCCGGCGCACCTGCTGCAGAAGGTGCAGACGGGCCTGCTCGAGTCCGCGGGCGTCGACCCGAAGGAGCTCGAGCAGATCGTCGGGGGCTGCGTCACGCAGGCCGGCGAGCAGAGCAACAACATCGCGCGCAACGCCTGGCTCACGCGCGGCGACCACTACCACGTCGCCGGCACGACGGTCGACGCGCAGTGCGGCTCCGCGCAGCAGGCGAACCACATGATCTCGGCGTTCGTGCGCGCGGGCGCGCTCGACTGCGGCATCGCGTGCGGCGTCGAGGTGATGAGCCACGTCGGGCTCGGCCAGAACGTCTACCACGGCCCCGGCTACTTCCAGACGCCGGACTGGCCGTGGGACGCGACGCCCGACCAGTTCACGACGGTCGAGCGCATCGTGAAGAAGCGCGGCATCACGCGCGAGCAGGCCGACGCGTTCGCGCTGCGCTCGCAGGAGCGCGCCGCCGCGGCGCGCGACGCCGGGCACTTCGATCGCGAGATCCTGCCCATCGACGCGCCGATCCTCGGCGACGACGGCCAGCCGACGGGCCAGACGAAGCTCGTCGTGCACGACCAGGGCATCCGCCCGACGACGCTCGAGGGCCTGGCCTCGCTCAAGCCCGTCGTCGAGGGCGGCATCCACACGGCCGGCAACTCGTCGCAGATCAGCGACGGCGCGGCGGGCGTGCTGTGGATGTCGCCGGCGAAGGCGAAGGAGCTCGGGCTCAAGCCGCGCGCGCGCATCCTGTGGGACGTCGTCGTCGGCTGCGACCCGTACTACCTGCTCGACGGCCCGATCGACGCCACGGAGAAGATCCTCCGCAAGTCGGGCATGAAGCTCTCGGACATCGACCTCTACGAGGTCAACGAGGCGTTCGCGGCGGTCGTGCTCTCGTGGCTCCAGGTGACGGGCGCCGACATCGACCGCCTGAACGTCAATGGCGGCGCGATCGCGCTCGGCCACCCGGTCGGCGCGACGGGGTCGCGGCTGATCGTCAGCGCGCTGCACGAGCTCGAGCGCCAGGACAAGCAGACCGCGTACATCAGCATGTGCTGCGGCTCGGCGCTCGGCACGGGAACCATCATCGAGCGCCTGTAG
- a CDS encoding class I SAM-dependent methyltransferase, with amino-acid sequence MRDPRPHADEDAARGVKDSVRHQFSAAAEGYAASWPHADGPDLRALCGAVAARPGERALDIGCGAGHTTFALAAAGADVTALDLTDAMLAQTRAGARERGLARVRVERGDAEALPFPDASFDVVVSRLAAHHFPRAAVFAREAARVLRPGGRFALSDSVAPDDAAEDTWLNAIELLRDPSHVRNHRVGEWRAMLESAGLADVRRAGSFPCPLDFDVWTDRMHTPAAAREGLRALFRAAPDGVRRAFALDPDARSWQLDIAVVAAAKPR; translated from the coding sequence GTGCGCGACCCCCGCCCCCACGCCGACGAGGACGCCGCGCGCGGCGTCAAGGACTCCGTCCGCCACCAGTTCTCGGCCGCCGCCGAAGGCTACGCGGCGAGCTGGCCGCACGCCGACGGGCCCGACCTGCGGGCGCTGTGCGGCGCGGTCGCCGCGCGCCCGGGCGAGCGCGCGCTCGACATCGGCTGCGGCGCGGGCCACACGACGTTCGCGCTCGCCGCCGCCGGCGCCGACGTCACGGCGCTCGACCTCACCGACGCGATGCTCGCGCAGACGCGCGCGGGCGCGCGCGAACGCGGCCTCGCGCGCGTCCGCGTCGAGCGCGGCGACGCCGAGGCGCTCCCCTTCCCCGACGCGAGCTTCGACGTCGTCGTCTCGCGGCTCGCCGCGCACCACTTCCCGCGCGCCGCGGTGTTCGCGCGCGAGGCGGCGCGCGTGCTGCGGCCGGGCGGCCGCTTCGCGCTCTCCGACAGCGTCGCCCCCGACGACGCCGCCGAGGACACCTGGCTCAACGCGATCGAGCTGCTCCGCGACCCGTCGCACGTCCGCAACCACCGCGTCGGCGAGTGGCGCGCGATGCTCGAGTCCGCCGGCCTCGCCGACGTGCGGCGGGCGGGCAGCTTCCCCTGCCCGCTCGACTTCGACGTCTGGACCGACCGCATGCACACGCCGGCCGCGGCGCGCGAGGGACTGCGCGCCCTCTTCCGCGCGGCGCCGGACGGCGTGCGCCGCGCGTTCGCGCTCGACCCCGACGCGCGCTCGTGGCAGCTCGACATCGCCGTCGTCGCCGCCGCGAAGCCTCGCTAG
- a CDS encoding DUF455 family protein, with translation MSDPDTSLRARCLAILASGELDAKLAPLPADLDDAQPGPAVDVDGPERAPAIAFAARAPRLPLPRELGRPEARIACLARFAHHELMAVELFAWALLRFPDAPAALRRGLARVIGEEQLHCRLYLARLDAHGARLEGHAHVPYFWNQVPALRASPHGIAAFLAGMGLTLEQANLDFTLLWRDAFRAAGDEPSARVCQRVHDDEVGHVRFAAEWLRRLAPGADDAERYARCAPFPLGANRAKGRRFAVAPRERAGLDRALIEHVRRARARPGARRAPRADDGPTPA, from the coding sequence ATGTCCGACCCCGACACGAGCCTGCGCGCGCGCTGCCTGGCGATCCTCGCGAGCGGCGAGCTCGACGCGAAGCTCGCGCCGCTGCCCGCCGACCTCGACGACGCGCAGCCGGGCCCCGCGGTCGACGTCGACGGCCCCGAGCGCGCCCCGGCGATCGCCTTCGCCGCGCGCGCGCCACGCCTCCCGCTCCCTCGCGAGCTCGGCCGGCCCGAGGCGCGCATCGCGTGCCTCGCGCGCTTCGCGCACCACGAGCTGATGGCGGTCGAGCTCTTCGCGTGGGCGCTGCTGCGCTTCCCCGACGCACCCGCCGCGCTGCGCAGAGGCCTCGCGCGCGTGATCGGCGAGGAGCAGCTCCACTGCCGCCTCTACCTCGCGCGCCTCGACGCGCACGGGGCGCGCCTCGAGGGCCACGCCCACGTGCCCTACTTCTGGAACCAGGTGCCCGCGCTGCGCGCCTCGCCGCACGGGATCGCCGCCTTCCTCGCCGGCATGGGACTCACGCTCGAGCAGGCGAACCTCGACTTCACGCTGCTGTGGCGCGACGCGTTCCGCGCGGCCGGCGACGAGCCGAGCGCGCGCGTCTGCCAGCGCGTCCACGACGACGAGGTGGGACACGTGCGCTTCGCCGCGGAGTGGCTGCGGCGCCTCGCACCGGGCGCCGACGACGCCGAACGCTATGCGCGCTGCGCGCCCTTCCCGCTCGGCGCGAACCGCGCCAAGGGACGGCGCTTCGCCGTGGCCCCGCGCGAGCGCGCGGGGCTCGACCGCGCGCTGATCGAGCACGTCCGCCGGGCGCGCGCCCGTCCGGGCGCGCGGCGCGCACCGCGCGCCGACGACGGCCCGACGCCCGCGTGA
- a CDS encoding SDR family NAD(P)-dependent oxidoreductase, translating into MGEMEGKVAVVTGAARGLGRVEALALAAQGCRVVVNDLGVASDGTGRDEGPARAVCDEIEAMGGEAVPHFGDVADWNDSKSMIRTAVEAFGEMNILVNNAGFCRDVILHKMTEQDFDSVVRVHLKGHFCGIRHAVEYWRNKAQTDGKPPYGRIISTASESFLFCQPGQPNYGPAKAGIVPLTIGAAQLMDKYGITANVFIPRARTRMNEDGVFAAMFAKPEEGFDNFAPENTAPLVAYLASPRAANVNGYVFIVWGRSLRVLHPPTPGEEWTSDARWTLDSIDAVVQPFMKGRPGVIGGGYALPPV; encoded by the coding sequence ATGGGAGAGATGGAAGGCAAGGTCGCCGTCGTGACGGGCGCGGCGCGCGGGCTCGGGCGCGTCGAGGCGCTCGCGCTCGCGGCGCAGGGCTGTCGCGTCGTCGTGAACGATCTCGGTGTCGCGTCGGACGGAACGGGCCGCGACGAAGGTCCGGCGCGCGCGGTGTGCGACGAGATCGAGGCGATGGGCGGCGAGGCCGTGCCGCACTTCGGCGACGTCGCCGACTGGAACGACTCGAAGTCGATGATCCGGACCGCCGTCGAGGCGTTCGGCGAGATGAACATCCTCGTCAACAACGCGGGCTTCTGCCGCGACGTGATCCTGCACAAGATGACCGAGCAGGACTTCGACAGCGTCGTGCGCGTGCATCTCAAGGGCCACTTCTGCGGCATCCGCCACGCCGTCGAGTACTGGCGCAACAAGGCACAGACGGACGGGAAGCCGCCGTACGGCCGCATCATCAGCACGGCGTCCGAGTCGTTCCTGTTCTGCCAGCCCGGGCAGCCGAACTACGGCCCGGCGAAGGCCGGCATCGTCCCGCTGACGATCGGGGCCGCGCAGCTGATGGACAAGTACGGCATCACGGCCAACGTGTTCATCCCGCGCGCGCGCACGCGCATGAACGAGGATGGCGTGTTCGCGGCGATGTTCGCGAAGCCCGAGGAGGGCTTCGACAACTTCGCGCCCGAGAACACGGCGCCGCTCGTCGCGTACCTCGCATCCCCGCGCGCCGCGAACGTGAACGGCTACGTCTTCATCGTCTGGGGACGGTCGCTGCGCGTGCTGCACCCGCCGACGCCCGGCGAGGAGTGGACCTCGGACGCGCGCTGGACGCTCGACTCGATCGACGCCGTCGTGCAGCCCTTCATGAAGGGCCGCCCGGGCGTGATCGGCGGCGGGTACGCGCTGCCGCCGGTCTAG
- a CDS encoding lipid-transfer protein, which yields MPTGLKNEAAIVGIGETKYTKNSGVSDLHLATEAVSKAIADCGVDPRDVDGIVTYEMDMSDGIEVARAVGLGDLTFESRMPYGGGACIGTILHATMALATGAAKYVVCYRALNGRSGHRYSMGVSGQMITSDTIHYGWYMPSGLVTPASWVAMFARRYMYETGTTSEALGEVAVQTRSHAVNNPAAFFYQRPLTMQEHQAARMIVDPLRLYDCCQETDGGAAVVLTTPERAKDLKQTPAVVRGIAHASADDQEQMTSFYRESVARMPEVELVAKQLWEKSGMRPDDIDCAILYDAFTVIVLQQLEAYGFCKFGEAKDFVKNGNISVGGRLPTNTHGGQLSEAYIHGMNGIVEGVRQVRGTSTNQPRKHDHTLVTSGLGVPTSAMILGRD from the coding sequence ATGCCGACCGGGTTGAAGAACGAAGCGGCGATCGTCGGAATCGGCGAGACGAAGTACACGAAGAACTCCGGCGTCTCGGATCTCCACCTCGCGACCGAGGCGGTGTCGAAGGCGATCGCGGACTGCGGGGTCGACCCGCGCGACGTCGACGGCATCGTCACGTACGAGATGGACATGTCGGACGGCATCGAGGTCGCGCGCGCCGTCGGCCTGGGCGACCTGACGTTCGAGAGCCGCATGCCCTACGGCGGCGGCGCGTGCATCGGCACCATCCTGCACGCGACGATGGCGCTCGCGACCGGCGCCGCGAAGTACGTCGTCTGCTACCGCGCGCTGAACGGGCGCTCGGGCCACCGCTACAGCATGGGCGTGTCGGGCCAGATGATCACGTCGGACACGATCCACTACGGCTGGTACATGCCGTCGGGACTCGTCACGCCGGCGAGCTGGGTCGCGATGTTCGCGCGCCGGTACATGTACGAGACGGGCACGACGTCGGAGGCGCTCGGCGAGGTCGCGGTGCAGACGCGCTCGCACGCGGTGAACAACCCGGCGGCGTTCTTCTACCAGCGCCCGCTCACGATGCAGGAGCACCAGGCGGCGCGCATGATCGTCGACCCGCTGCGCCTGTACGACTGCTGCCAGGAGACGGACGGCGGCGCGGCGGTCGTGCTCACGACGCCCGAGCGCGCCAAGGACCTGAAGCAGACGCCCGCCGTCGTGCGCGGCATCGCGCACGCCTCGGCCGACGACCAGGAGCAGATGACGAGCTTCTATCGCGAGAGCGTCGCGCGCATGCCCGAGGTCGAGCTCGTGGCGAAGCAGCTCTGGGAGAAGAGCGGCATGCGCCCCGACGACATCGACTGCGCCATCCTGTACGACGCCTTCACCGTGATCGTGCTGCAGCAGCTCGAGGCCTACGGCTTCTGCAAGTTCGGCGAGGCGAAGGACTTCGTGAAGAACGGCAACATCTCGGTCGGCGGACGGCTGCCGACCAACACGCACGGCGGCCAGCTCTCGGAGGCCTACATCCACGGGATGAACGGCATCGTCGAGGGCGTGCGCCAGGTGCGCGGCACGTCGACCAACCAGCCCAGGAAGCACGATCACACCCTCGTCACCTCGGGTCTCGGCGTTCCCACGAGCGCGATGATCCTGGGGCGCGACTGA